The following are from one region of the Rhodopirellula sp. P2 genome:
- a CDS encoding protein kinase family protein, translating to MFGKSRASSTSTSAAETPTCSMNSPFSQRILGIWRLGRSIAQGQGTELFLAQPADAADSPRWDYVLKTAALTGNASVPAIQPARRFAQIIASAGITHPNLMPILDESAHGTSPYVVMPRLDAMDLTDRISEIRQFALPVALWWTRQLAQATQALHQNGWIHGDISPANVLVDSQGHVTLIDLGHAARIHSPMPPLFRGTPGYAAPELAAGNTAALPAMDVHSLGQILLQTLALTEPTQSRSIEPVAELIEQMVSPDPLERPSTSNVVTRLLQLEIETLGCHIVPERSTFRRAA from the coding sequence ATGTTTGGCAAATCCCGCGCGTCATCAACATCGACTTCTGCCGCCGAGACGCCCACCTGCTCCATGAACAGCCCGTTTTCCCAACGAATTCTGGGGATTTGGCGGCTCGGCAGATCGATTGCCCAGGGCCAGGGGACGGAGTTGTTTCTCGCTCAACCCGCCGATGCCGCCGACAGCCCCCGCTGGGACTACGTCCTGAAAACGGCCGCTTTGACAGGCAACGCAAGCGTCCCGGCCATCCAACCAGCTCGACGTTTCGCTCAAATCATCGCCTCCGCAGGGATCACACACCCCAATCTGATGCCGATCCTGGACGAATCCGCCCATGGCACATCCCCCTACGTGGTGATGCCACGTTTGGACGCCATGGATTTGACGGATCGAATTTCAGAAATCCGACAATTTGCGTTGCCGGTCGCCCTGTGGTGGACCAGGCAACTCGCACAGGCCACGCAGGCCCTGCACCAAAATGGCTGGATCCATGGCGACATCAGCCCCGCCAATGTGCTGGTCGATTCACAGGGACATGTGACTCTGATCGATCTGGGACATGCCGCGAGAATTCATTCGCCGATGCCGCCTCTGTTCCGCGGAACCCCGGGATACGCCGCCCCAGAACTCGCCGCCGGAAACACGGCTGCCCTGCCAGCCATGGACGTGCACTCCCTCGGCCAGATTCTGCTGCAAACGCTGGCGTTGACCGAACCCACTCAGTCCCGCAGCATCGAACCCGTCGCTGAGTTGATTGAACAAATGGTGTCCCCCGATCCGCTGGAACGCCCCTCGACGAGCAACGTCGTCACCCGACTGCTCCAACTCGAAATCGAAACGTTGGGATGTCACATCGTTCCCGAACGAAGCACGTTCCGCCGAGCCGCCTAG
- a CDS encoding permease has protein sequence MWWATTGDINAFFGLMLDNVAGLLLMTALLAGFGLPAEFTVTHMVPGTALGVMLGDIAFFFIALRMGRQQNRDDVTAMPLGLDTPSTFGMILLVLGPAFLAARAGGMTELEAARHTWHIGIWCTVMCGVLKLILAPFGQVVRDAIPRAGLLGSLAAIALVLISFFPLTHILGSPLPGLLALVMVLGTLIAHLPLPGRTPGTLGALIVAGSVYYLLCLLGVAGYEFPTTQPTVWFPIQWMESWQGTWWGAFPDAVPFLPFVLPFALATVVGGIDCTESAASAGDEYDARTVLGVEAAATFLAGLSGGVIQTTPYIGHPAYKAMGGRAAYTLATALLVGSAGIVGYFALLNAWIPAPAVYPILVFVGLEITAQTFTATPRKHYAAVVIACLPALAYLAMSLPDRIFGDSLMLAGGHTMDSLVGGPLKHDLQTLRMLSNGFIVTGLLWSWTLASMIDRKLIRAGVVMLGAAVLTCFGVMHSPIEGNRLFVPFLFGESSSLGLPGEHVAKVMEYVAGYAITGGFLIAWSWFLPGISTADNSEMSGHEPAGQSEIKPSS, from the coding sequence ATGTGGTGGGCGACGACGGGCGACATCAATGCCTTCTTTGGATTGATGCTCGACAACGTGGCGGGGTTGTTGTTGATGACCGCGTTGCTGGCGGGGTTCGGGTTGCCAGCGGAGTTCACGGTCACGCACATGGTTCCCGGCACGGCGCTGGGTGTGATGCTGGGTGACATCGCGTTCTTCTTCATTGCCTTGCGGATGGGACGCCAACAGAACCGAGACGATGTGACGGCGATGCCGCTGGGTTTGGACACACCGTCGACGTTTGGGATGATTCTGTTGGTGTTGGGGCCCGCTTTCTTGGCAGCGCGGGCGGGTGGAATGACGGAGTTGGAAGCGGCCCGTCACACCTGGCACATCGGGATTTGGTGCACGGTGATGTGTGGGGTGTTGAAGCTCATCTTGGCTCCATTCGGCCAGGTCGTTCGGGATGCGATTCCCCGCGCCGGCTTGCTGGGTTCGTTGGCTGCGATCGCCCTGGTGTTGATCAGCTTTTTCCCGCTGACTCATATTTTGGGTTCGCCCCTGCCGGGTTTGTTGGCGTTGGTGATGGTGCTGGGGACGTTGATCGCTCACCTGCCTTTGCCCGGTCGAACCCCGGGGACGCTGGGGGCATTGATCGTTGCCGGAAGTGTTTACTACTTGTTGTGTTTGCTAGGAGTGGCTGGGTATGAATTCCCGACGACTCAGCCGACCGTTTGGTTTCCGATCCAGTGGATGGAATCGTGGCAGGGGACATGGTGGGGCGCGTTTCCCGATGCGGTTCCGTTCTTGCCGTTTGTGTTGCCGTTCGCGCTGGCCACCGTCGTTGGCGGGATTGATTGCACGGAATCCGCTGCCTCGGCGGGCGATGAATACGATGCACGCACGGTGTTGGGCGTGGAGGCCGCGGCGACCTTCTTGGCAGGGCTTTCAGGTGGCGTGATTCAAACCACACCGTACATCGGTCACCCGGCTTACAAAGCGATGGGAGGCCGGGCGGCCTACACGTTGGCCACCGCGTTGCTGGTCGGGTCAGCGGGAATTGTGGGTTACTTTGCGTTGTTGAATGCTTGGATCCCCGCGCCGGCGGTGTATCCGATTTTGGTGTTCGTCGGGTTGGAGATCACGGCGCAGACGTTTACCGCAACGCCACGCAAACACTACGCGGCGGTCGTGATCGCTTGCTTGCCAGCGCTGGCGTATTTAGCGATGAGTTTGCCAGATCGAATCTTTGGGGATTCGTTGATGCTCGCAGGCGGGCACACGATGGATTCGCTGGTGGGTGGTCCGTTGAAGCATGACCTGCAGACCTTGCGAATGCTCAGCAACGGTTTCATCGTGACCGGGTTGCTCTGGTCTTGGACGCTCGCGTCGATGATCGACCGCAAGCTGATTCGGGCCGGCGTCGTGATGCTGGGGGCCGCGGTGTTGACCTGCTTTGGCGTGATGCATTCGCCGATCGAGGGCAATCGCTTGTTCGTCCCGTTTCTGTTTGGCGAATCAAGCTCGTTGGGCTTGCCGGGCGAGCATGTTGCCAAGGTGATGGAATACGTGGCGGGTTATGCGATCACAGGTGGATTCTTGATCGCCTGGTCATGGTTCCTGCCGGGGATTTCGACCGCGGACAATTCGGAAATGAGCGGTCATGAACCGGCCGGCCAATCCGAGATCAAGCCGTCATCCTGA
- the kdsB gene encoding 3-deoxy-manno-octulosonate cytidylyltransferase, with the protein MKCMIVIPARLASSRLSQKLLLQAGGKSVLQHTYEAAMKSFVSEEVIVAVDDPRLAAEVDSFGGQARLTSVECQSGTDRIAEVALLHEDIDIFINVQGDEPEIDPKTIDAVAQLLMQHPEADIATAACPIRDRERVEDPNCVKAVLGADQRAITFSRAAVPHPRDGLTDALLNAEPANYWQHIGLYAYRRDFLLWFAMQPPGRLEQIEKLEQLRAIEAGKTIVVAPVEATAPGIDTLEDFREFTARIESV; encoded by the coding sequence ATGAAGTGCATGATCGTCATTCCCGCTCGCTTGGCATCCTCCCGCCTCAGCCAGAAATTGCTGTTGCAAGCGGGTGGCAAATCCGTGCTGCAACACACCTACGAAGCCGCAATGAAATCCTTCGTCAGCGAGGAAGTCATCGTCGCAGTGGACGACCCTCGCTTGGCCGCAGAAGTCGATTCCTTTGGCGGACAAGCCCGACTGACCAGCGTCGAATGCCAAAGCGGAACCGACCGGATCGCAGAGGTCGCCCTGCTGCATGAAGACATCGATATCTTCATCAACGTTCAAGGCGACGAACCGGAGATCGATCCCAAGACAATCGATGCGGTCGCGCAATTGCTGATGCAACATCCCGAGGCAGACATTGCCACCGCTGCCTGCCCCATTCGCGATCGCGAACGCGTGGAAGATCCCAATTGTGTCAAAGCGGTCCTGGGAGCCGACCAGCGAGCGATCACATTCAGCCGTGCCGCTGTTCCCCATCCTCGCGATGGATTGACGGATGCCCTGCTGAACGCGGAACCAGCGAACTACTGGCAGCACATCGGGCTGTATGCCTACCGCCGAGACTTCTTGCTGTGGTTCGCGATGCAGCCGCCAGGAAGGCTCGAGCAAATCGAAAAACTCGAGCAACTGCGGGCCATCGAAGCGGGCAAAACGATCGTCGTCGCTCCCGTCGAGGCGACCGCTCCTGGGATCGACACCCTGGAAGATTTTCGCGAATTCACCGCACGAATCGAATCGGTGTGA
- a CDS encoding cytochrome C oxidase subunit IV family protein, with amino-acid sequence MSDHGHSANTDSAHSHDGHAEGDFAHPIPLPLLFGVFIALVFLTIVTVAQANFDLGSIDIAIVMFIATIKAVLVGLFFMHLAFDKPFNLIVFLSSFVFVGLFVTITLSDAKMTSSAAENKVDEVPVAVSVDL; translated from the coding sequence ATGTCTGACCACGGACATTCCGCGAACACCGATTCGGCACACTCGCACGACGGCCATGCCGAGGGCGATTTCGCGCACCCCATTCCGTTGCCGCTGCTGTTCGGTGTGTTCATCGCGTTGGTGTTTCTGACGATCGTGACCGTCGCTCAGGCCAATTTTGACTTGGGCAGCATCGACATTGCGATTGTGATGTTCATCGCCACCATCAAGGCTGTCTTGGTCGGTTTGTTCTTCATGCACTTGGCGTTCGACAAACCGTTCAACCTGATCGTGTTTCTGTCGTCGTTTGTGTTTGTCGGGTTGTTCGTGACCATCACGCTGAGTGATGCGAAGATGACGTCTTCTGCAGCCGAAAACAAAGTGGACGAAGTGCCTGTTGCGGTTTCCGTCGATCTGTAG
- a CDS encoding cytochrome c oxidase subunit 3 codes for MATIDSVSSPTDAHADDSHGHDHDHPSWLAHHFETPEQQFDSGKLGIWLFLVTEILFFSGMFCAYAILRMLRPEVFEGCSQFLNTKLGAINTGVLLFSSLTMAWAVRCSQTEEHKKLVALIATTLSCAMVFLGVKSIEYSHKWGMGLLPPGTYFYSAANEHPTAAQMVELHGFSESTAFFLTNSLYFLCAPFALIAAGVFIWLVVSKISGNAFQYACAKPLFVVALSFFGGVGLGTILESGGEHHGDEHVAAAGDHADAEHGDADHSHAVATVDHAEEVADESDANMVQTPLGDDYAAVKLLAENETNTGLKDLVVAEQTQQTMAEGKILKDSSTSDAGISTIPGDVNTPRQAGVFFGIYYCMTGVHAIHILAGIGVLVWLLIRAIRQDFNRHYFGPVDYVGLYWHIVDLIWIYLFPLLYLIR; via the coding sequence ATGGCAACGATCGACTCCGTATCTTCACCAACCGATGCTCACGCGGATGATTCGCATGGGCACGATCACGATCATCCATCTTGGTTGGCGCACCATTTCGAGACCCCCGAACAGCAATTTGACAGCGGCAAGCTGGGCATTTGGTTGTTCCTGGTCACGGAGATTTTGTTCTTCAGTGGAATGTTCTGTGCGTACGCCATCCTCCGAATGCTTCGACCGGAAGTCTTCGAGGGTTGCAGCCAGTTCCTGAACACGAAACTGGGTGCGATCAACACCGGCGTGCTGCTGTTCAGTTCGCTGACGATGGCATGGGCCGTTCGCTGCTCCCAGACGGAAGAGCACAAGAAGTTGGTCGCGTTGATTGCGACCACGCTTTCCTGTGCGATGGTCTTCTTGGGTGTGAAGTCGATCGAGTACTCGCACAAATGGGGCATGGGATTGCTGCCGCCGGGAACGTACTTTTACAGTGCTGCCAACGAGCACCCGACCGCCGCTCAGATGGTTGAGTTGCACGGTTTCTCGGAGTCGACGGCGTTCTTCCTGACGAACAGTTTGTATTTCCTGTGCGCTCCGTTCGCGTTGATCGCAGCAGGCGTGTTCATTTGGTTGGTTGTCTCGAAAATCTCGGGCAATGCGTTCCAGTACGCTTGTGCAAAGCCACTGTTCGTCGTCGCTTTGAGCTTCTTCGGGGGCGTTGGCCTGGGCACGATCTTGGAGTCCGGTGGCGAGCATCATGGTGATGAGCATGTCGCGGCAGCCGGCGACCATGCCGACGCGGAACACGGCGACGCAGATCATTCGCACGCCGTGGCAACTGTCGATCATGCAGAAGAAGTCGCGGACGAATCCGACGCCAACATGGTCCAAACGCCTTTGGGCGACGACTACGCGGCGGTGAAGTTGCTGGCTGAAAACGAAACCAACACCGGTCTGAAGGACTTGGTGGTGGCAGAACAGACTCAGCAAACCATGGCTGAAGGCAAGATTCTGAAGGATTCGTCCACCAGTGACGCGGGGATCTCCACCATCCCAGGTGACGTCAACACACCACGACAAGCCGGTGTGTTCTTTGGCATTTACTACTGCATGACCGGTGTTCACGCGATTCACATTTTGGCTGGGATCGGTGTGCTGGTTTGGCTGTTGATCCGTGCGATCCGCCAGGATTTCAATCGACACTACTTTGGCCCGGTGGATTATGTCGGCCTGTACTGGCACATCGTCGACTTGATCTGGATCTACTTGTTCCCGCTGCTGTACCTGATTCGCTAG
- a CDS encoding cytochrome c oxidase subunit I — protein MSNATLPAGARDPGYPTERENYLTNSSGILSWMFTLDHKRIGMMYLIGVVSAFAIGGLLALAIRLHLLKPDGLLFTGAEGNNIYNQVFTLHGAIMVFLFIIPSIPAALGNFLVPVMLGAKDVGFPRLNLSSFYLWVFGALFFVSALFSSGLDTGWTFYTPYSTTTDTSVILATLGAFILGFSSIFTGLNFIVTINTMRPPGMTWFKMPLFLWATYATSIIQVLATPVLGITLLLLIAERTMHIGIFDPEFNGDPVTYQHFFWFYSHPAVYIMILPAFGIISELISVHSHKHIFGYRFIAYSSIAIALLGFLVWGHHMFTAGMSSLTTIVFSALTFTVSVPSAIKVFNWLATMYRGSISLTTPMCYAISFIFLFTIGGLTGLFLGTLATDLHLHDTYFVVAHFHYVMVGGTLIAFLGGVFHWWPKMVGKLYNETHGRIASLLVFLGFNGTFLPQFVLGSRGMPRRYATYDPEFAFLHQLSTFGALLLGIGLLYAFIVLMVSLAKGRRAPANPWGGVTLEWQCTSPPPYYNFERPPVVGDPYDFHNLEWDAENERYVMTEPERKLVPESTPDEVPAHAGGQE, from the coding sequence ATGTCCAATGCAACACTCCCTGCGGGCGCTCGCGACCCCGGTTATCCAACCGAACGCGAAAACTACCTGACCAACTCCTCGGGCATCCTCAGCTGGATGTTCACGCTGGATCACAAACGCATCGGGATGATGTATTTGATCGGCGTGGTGAGCGCCTTTGCAATCGGTGGTTTGCTCGCCCTTGCCATTCGTTTGCACCTGTTGAAACCCGATGGATTGCTGTTCACGGGCGCCGAAGGCAACAACATTTACAACCAAGTGTTCACCCTGCACGGGGCGATCATGGTGTTCTTGTTCATCATCCCGAGTATCCCGGCGGCACTGGGGAACTTCCTTGTGCCTGTCATGCTGGGTGCGAAGGACGTTGGTTTCCCGCGATTGAACCTCAGTAGTTTCTATCTGTGGGTGTTTGGGGCGTTGTTCTTCGTGAGCGCCTTGTTCAGCAGTGGGTTGGACACCGGTTGGACGTTTTACACGCCCTACAGCACAACGACCGACACCTCGGTGATTTTGGCCACCTTGGGTGCCTTCATTCTGGGATTCAGCTCGATCTTCACCGGTCTGAACTTCATTGTCACGATCAACACGATGCGTCCACCGGGCATGACCTGGTTCAAGATGCCTTTGTTCCTGTGGGCGACTTACGCGACCAGCATCATTCAGGTGTTGGCAACGCCCGTCCTGGGGATCACGTTGTTGCTGCTGATCGCAGAACGCACGATGCACATCGGGATCTTTGATCCTGAATTCAACGGCGACCCGGTGACCTACCAGCACTTTTTCTGGTTCTACAGCCACCCCGCTGTGTACATCATGATTTTGCCGGCCTTCGGCATCATCAGCGAACTGATCAGCGTTCACAGTCACAAGCACATCTTCGGCTATCGCTTCATCGCCTACTCCTCGATCGCGATTGCTCTGCTGGGCTTCTTGGTCTGGGGACACCACATGTTCACCGCGGGCATGAGCTCGTTGACCACCATCGTGTTTTCCGCGTTGACGTTCACGGTCTCGGTGCCGTCAGCGATCAAGGTGTTCAACTGGTTGGCGACGATGTACCGAGGCTCGATCAGCCTGACGACCCCGATGTGCTACGCGATCTCGTTCATTTTCTTGTTCACCATCGGTGGTTTGACCGGGTTGTTCCTCGGAACCTTGGCAACGGACTTGCACCTTCACGACACTTACTTTGTGGTCGCTCACTTTCACTATGTGATGGTCGGTGGAACGTTGATCGCCTTCCTGGGTGGCGTGTTCCACTGGTGGCCGAAGATGGTCGGGAAGCTCTACAACGAAACTCACGGGCGAATCGCCTCGCTGTTGGTCTTCCTCGGATTCAATGGCACGTTCCTGCCACAGTTCGTCTTGGGGAGCCGCGGGATGCCTCGTCGTTACGCGACGTACGATCCCGAATTCGCGTTCTTGCATCAGCTCAGCACGTTTGGCGCTTTGTTGCTCGGAATTGGTTTGCTGTATGCGTTCATCGTGCTGATGGTTTCGCTGGCCAAAGGCCGTCGTGCCCCTGCCAACCCCTGGGGTGGCGTGACCTTGGAATGGCAATGCACCAGCCCACCGCCGTATTACAACTTTGAACGTCCACCCGTTGTTGGCGATCCATACGATTTCCACAATTTGGAATGGGACGCGGAGAACGAGCGTTACGTCATGACGGAGCCAGAACGCAAACTGGTTCCCGAGTCCACGCCCGATGAAGTTCCCGCCCATGCTGGCGGCCAAGAGTAG
- a CDS encoding cytochrome c oxidase subunit II produces MFPAIESLAMTFPTLLADKNADFWFPIQGSSFAEEVDWVYDLILYISLAFFVPMMVFMVWCLFKYIKARGTKAESQLSHHTTLELTWSIGPSVLLVWMFVQGSISFLDMRSPPEGSYDIGLQAFKWGWTMDYGNGTFHPELHIVKDEPTKLSMRSTDVIHSVFIPAFRVKKDVVPGRYNYMWFKPTIASEQISAEQLAKLKKQNEGTTWDYDKVHTIETEDGEKEVQVTPEGYTFFDLYCAEYCGTNHSEMQTVVVVHETQADLDAWIKANSSRGEVSMEEWGELLYGRRGCSGCHSVDGSKLVGPTFKDVYGSQHGLTTGENQIVDENYVRESILAPKAKVVAGYQPVMPSYKGQLSDDDIASIIAYLKSISANAPSQPAAAQAEPEAESAE; encoded by the coding sequence ATGTTTCCTGCAATCGAATCGCTCGCCATGACGTTTCCAACTTTGTTGGCTGACAAAAACGCGGACTTTTGGTTTCCCATCCAAGGTTCATCGTTCGCCGAAGAAGTTGATTGGGTTTATGACCTGATCCTGTACATCAGCTTGGCATTTTTCGTGCCCATGATGGTGTTCATGGTTTGGTGCCTGTTCAAATACATCAAGGCTCGCGGTACCAAGGCGGAAAGCCAATTGTCGCACCACACGACCCTGGAATTGACTTGGTCAATCGGGCCCTCGGTGCTGTTGGTTTGGATGTTTGTCCAAGGTTCGATTTCGTTCCTCGACATGCGGAGCCCGCCAGAGGGTTCCTACGACATCGGTCTCCAGGCCTTCAAGTGGGGATGGACGATGGATTATGGGAACGGCACGTTCCATCCTGAGTTGCACATCGTCAAAGATGAGCCAACCAAACTGTCGATGCGCAGCACCGATGTGATTCACAGTGTGTTCATCCCGGCCTTCCGCGTGAAAAAGGATGTTGTGCCGGGTCGGTACAACTACATGTGGTTCAAACCGACCATTGCGAGCGAACAGATCAGTGCCGAGCAACTTGCCAAGCTGAAAAAGCAAAACGAAGGCACCACTTGGGACTACGACAAAGTCCACACCATCGAAACAGAAGATGGTGAGAAGGAAGTGCAAGTCACGCCCGAGGGTTACACGTTCTTCGACCTGTACTGTGCCGAGTATTGCGGCACGAACCACTCCGAAATGCAAACGGTGGTCGTGGTTCACGAAACGCAAGCCGACTTGGACGCCTGGATCAAGGCGAACAGCAGTCGCGGTGAAGTCTCGATGGAAGAGTGGGGCGAATTGCTCTACGGCCGTCGCGGTTGTTCCGGTTGCCACTCGGTTGACGGTTCGAAACTGGTTGGCCCGACCTTCAAGGACGTTTACGGCAGCCAGCACGGTTTGACCACTGGTGAGAACCAAATCGTCGACGAAAACTACGTTCGCGAATCGATTCTCGCACCCAAGGCCAAGGTGGTCGCGGGTTATCAACCTGTCATGCCGAGCTACAAGGGGCAACTCAGCGACGACGACATTGCCTCGATCATCGCTTACTTGAAGTCGATCAGTGCCAACGCACCGTCTCAACCGGCGGCAGCCCAGGCTGAACCGGAAGCAGAATCCGCCGAATAA
- a CDS encoding SCO family protein: MNTLVSRRMTNRLPLASWAFVAGMLAFMAGVGSPASAQPSTGAMEQGAPVLLNDGIPKGVENVTVEQRLGNQLPGDMKLIDSKGRKFTLSHYLDGERSLILTLNYSNCPMLCNVQLNQLAQSLDQMGDLKIGEDFQLLSVSIDPTETDQRLRDTKKRYVEQVPSHPKAEEGWSFTRTTKANVERLAKEVGFSYKYNPRTKEYAHPAMLAFVSPDGVITRYSLGVAFPPDQMKLALVEAGQGNVGGIVDQFVLWCYSYDPNENSYVPQAWKLMRLGGGMTITLLGLALLPYWRGRKGSPANATDDETPDGDVSTTAGPDGTSEPAPLKPTQWHLHGNAD, encoded by the coding sequence ATGAATACGCTCGTTTCCCGCCGAATGACCAACCGCTTGCCACTGGCAAGTTGGGCGTTCGTGGCTGGAATGCTCGCGTTCATGGCCGGTGTCGGTTCACCCGCGTCGGCTCAGCCCAGCACGGGAGCGATGGAACAGGGGGCGCCTGTCCTTCTGAATGACGGCATTCCCAAGGGCGTTGAAAACGTCACCGTCGAGCAACGTTTGGGCAACCAGTTGCCCGGTGACATGAAGCTGATCGATTCGAAGGGCCGCAAGTTCACGTTGAGTCATTACCTCGATGGTGAACGTTCGCTGATTTTGACGCTGAACTACAGCAACTGCCCGATGCTTTGCAACGTGCAATTGAACCAGCTCGCTCAATCGCTCGACCAAATGGGTGACTTGAAGATCGGTGAAGACTTTCAGTTGCTCAGCGTTAGCATCGACCCGACGGAAACCGACCAACGACTTCGAGACACAAAGAAACGATACGTCGAACAAGTTCCTTCGCATCCCAAAGCCGAAGAGGGATGGTCGTTCACGCGAACGACGAAAGCCAATGTGGAACGCTTGGCCAAGGAAGTGGGCTTCTCCTACAAGTACAACCCTCGCACCAAAGAGTACGCTCACCCAGCGATGCTGGCGTTTGTCTCACCCGATGGTGTGATCACGCGTTATTCGCTGGGCGTTGCTTTCCCCCCGGACCAAATGAAGTTGGCATTGGTCGAGGCGGGCCAAGGCAATGTGGGCGGGATCGTCGATCAGTTTGTGCTGTGGTGCTACAGCTACGATCCAAACGAAAACAGTTATGTCCCCCAGGCTTGGAAGCTGATGCGACTGGGCGGTGGGATGACCATCACGTTGCTCGGGTTGGCGTTGCTGCCGTATTGGCGAGGCCGCAAAGGTTCGCCAGCCAATGCCACGGACGACGAAACACCTGACGGCGACGTCAGCACAACCGCTGGACCCGATGGCACATCGGAACCGGCACCTTTGAAACCAACGCAGTGGCATTTGCACGGGAATGCCGACTGA